The proteins below come from a single Synechococcus sp. WH 8101 genomic window:
- the hisH gene encoding imidazole glycerol phosphate synthase subunit HisH → MRIGLIDYGMGNLHSVQTSFQRLDVSLNTVQTPDHLQRCDALILPGVGAFDPAMEQLEATGLVPQLKLWGKQDRPLLGICLGLQLLFDSSEEGQREGLGLLSGRVTRLPDDAGERIPHMGWARLQRLHPCPVLHPDDPEAWMYFVHSYAAYPNYASVRAATAPFGGSDATAIVWQGRIGACQFHPEKSGRAGQRLLQHWLSWLQHGAPPAGTSA, encoded by the coding sequence TTGCGGATCGGCCTGATCGATTACGGCATGGGGAACCTGCACTCTGTGCAGACCTCCTTCCAACGTTTGGATGTGAGCCTGAACACTGTTCAGACTCCAGACCATCTGCAGCGCTGCGATGCGCTGATTCTTCCTGGCGTGGGGGCGTTTGACCCCGCCATGGAGCAGCTTGAGGCCACTGGGTTGGTGCCCCAGCTGAAGCTCTGGGGCAAGCAGGACCGACCATTGCTGGGCATCTGCCTGGGTTTGCAGTTGCTGTTTGACAGCAGCGAAGAAGGCCAGCGCGAAGGGCTCGGCCTGTTGAGCGGGCGCGTCACCCGACTGCCCGACGATGCTGGCGAGAGGATCCCCCATATGGGCTGGGCCCGTCTGCAGCGGCTCCATCCCTGCCCGGTGCTGCATCCCGACGATCCTGAGGCATGGATGTATTTCGTGCATTCCTATGCGGCCTATCCCAACTACGCCTCAGTGCGCGCCGCCACCGCCCCCTTTGGCGGCAGCGACGCCACCGCGATTGTGTGGCAAGGCCGCATCGGCGCCTGCCAGTTCCACCCGGAGAAATCGGGTCGCGCCGGCCAACGCCTGCTCCAGCATTGGCTCAGCTGGCTGCAACACGGCGCTCCCCCGGCCGGCACTTCAGCGTGA
- the bchI gene encoding magnesium chelatase ATPase subunit I, translating into MSSTRKRRVFPFTAVIGQEEMKLALLLNVIDPRIGGVMIMGDRGTGKSTTIRALADLLPGIEVVAGDPYNSSATDPDLQSSEVRQRLEHGETLTTETRQVPMVDLPLGATEDRLCGTIDIEKALSEGVRAFEPGLLAKANRGLLYVDEVNLLDDHLVDVLLDSAASGWNTVEREGVSVRHPARFVLIGSGNPEEGELRPQLLDRFGMSVEVRTVRDPELRVQVVDQRTAFDNDPDGFSAAVEANQQALQQRVVEAQGRLSQVQIDDDLRLRISAICGELDVDGLRGDIVTNRAARALAAFEGRTEVSEEDVARVASCCLRHRLRKDPLEQVDSGDRVVKVFCKVFERGESNDRGAFELALAA; encoded by the coding sequence GTGAGTTCAACCCGGAAGCGCAGGGTCTTCCCCTTCACCGCCGTGATCGGCCAGGAGGAGATGAAGCTGGCCCTGCTGCTCAATGTGATCGACCCCCGCATCGGCGGCGTGATGATCATGGGCGACCGTGGCACCGGGAAATCCACCACGATTCGCGCCCTCGCCGACCTGCTTCCAGGAATCGAGGTGGTGGCCGGCGATCCCTACAACAGCTCGGCGACCGACCCCGATCTCCAGAGCAGTGAGGTGCGCCAGCGCCTGGAGCATGGCGAGACCCTGACCACCGAAACCCGCCAGGTGCCCATGGTGGACCTGCCCCTGGGCGCCACCGAAGACCGTCTCTGCGGCACGATCGACATCGAGAAAGCGCTGAGCGAGGGGGTTCGTGCGTTTGAACCCGGGCTGCTGGCCAAGGCCAACCGCGGCCTGCTCTATGTGGATGAGGTGAATCTGCTCGATGATCACCTGGTGGATGTGCTGCTCGATTCCGCCGCCTCGGGTTGGAACACTGTGGAACGGGAGGGCGTGTCGGTGCGCCACCCCGCCCGCTTCGTGTTGATCGGTTCTGGCAACCCTGAGGAGGGCGAACTCCGCCCGCAACTGCTCGACCGCTTTGGCATGAGCGTGGAGGTGCGCACGGTGCGTGATCCCGAGCTGCGCGTGCAGGTGGTGGATCAGCGCACCGCCTTCGACAATGATCCGGATGGCTTCAGTGCAGCAGTGGAAGCCAATCAGCAGGCGCTGCAACAGCGGGTGGTGGAGGCCCAGGGCCGCCTGTCCCAGGTGCAGATCGATGATGACCTGCGCCTGCGCATCTCGGCGATCTGCGGTGAGCTGGACGTGGATGGCCTGCGCGGCGACATCGTCACCAATCGGGCCGCCCGCGCCCTGGCAGCCTTTGAGGGCCGCACCGAGGTCAGTGAAGAGGATGTGGCCCGCGTCGCCTCTTGCTGCCTCCGCCACCGCCTCCGCAAGGATCCGCTTGAGCAGGTGGATTCCGGCGACCGCGTCGTCAAAGTGTTCTGCAAGGTGTTCGAGCGGGGTGAAAGCAACGATCGCGGCGCCTTCGAGTTGGCGCTGGCCGCCTGA
- a CDS encoding cytochrome c produces MTPSSTAAAPAGRNRGLIAGLVILAAVACIVLVLWVMGNASRDPYVQATRMLNGDADHGGQVFRINCAGCHGIAAQGLVGPNLHGVADRRSDPSLIHQVVSGATPPMPRFEVEPQTMADLLAYLKTLE; encoded by the coding sequence ATGACACCGTCATCAACCGCTGCAGCGCCCGCCGGTCGCAATCGGGGTCTGATCGCCGGGCTGGTGATCCTGGCGGCTGTTGCCTGCATCGTGCTGGTGCTCTGGGTGATGGGCAATGCCAGCCGCGATCCCTATGTGCAGGCGACTCGCATGCTTAACGGCGATGCGGACCACGGCGGGCAGGTGTTCCGCATCAACTGCGCCGGCTGCCATGGCATTGCCGCCCAGGGGCTTGTGGGCCCCAACCTTCACGGCGTGGCGGACCGTCGCAGTGATCCGTCGCTGATTCATCAGGTCGTCAGCGGCGCCACCCCTCCCATGCCCCGTTTTGAGGTGGAGCCTCAGACGATGGCCGATCTGCTCGCTTACCTGAAAACTTTGGAATGA
- the petG gene encoding cytochrome b6-f complex subunit V encodes MIEPLLCGIVLGLIPVTLLGLFVAAWNQYRRGSALGG; translated from the coding sequence ATGATCGAACCCCTGCTCTGCGGCATCGTTCTCGGTCTGATCCCGGTCACCCTGCTCGGCCTGTTTGTGGCGGCCTGGAATCAGTACCGCCGGGGCAGTGCTCTGGGAGGCTGA
- a CDS encoding serine hydrolase yields the protein MSSSRSRRQDPGWRRPLLLLLRLLLMGVGLGVISGSALKMLAPQVQQGNVTLPAWLNLDLLQGAALTPGRQPQTTNNASTMATSLGRFETKEEITALSQRWRALAAAEKDLQASAFLLKLDDGRYAELSPDTALPAASSIKTPILLVALELLDAGDLSWNEPLTLSKTTVGGGAGWMASKPLGSRFPTHEVATEMIRVSDNTATNLLIERVGGKELLNQRFNALGLSATVVNNWLPDLEGTNTTSARDLARSIALVDTGEVLSTRSRDLFREVMGTSRTNRLLPGGLLKGLGGEQGEPDDSLMVKGYRVLNKTGDIGIAYADAGLIELPDGSRAVAAFLVKGPFNDPRSTELIRSMAAAMAPVLKPKPPLPRKSPKTVAPAPPQP from the coding sequence GTGAGCAGCAGCCGTTCCAGACGCCAAGATCCTGGCTGGCGCCGCCCCCTCCTGCTGCTGCTGCGCCTGCTGCTGATGGGCGTGGGGCTGGGTGTGATCAGCGGATCCGCCTTGAAGATGCTGGCGCCCCAGGTGCAGCAGGGCAACGTGACACTCCCCGCCTGGCTCAATCTCGATCTGCTTCAGGGGGCGGCCCTCACCCCGGGACGCCAGCCCCAGACCACCAACAACGCCAGCACCATGGCCACCAGCCTGGGTCGCTTCGAGACCAAGGAGGAAATCACCGCGTTGAGCCAACGCTGGCGAGCGCTGGCAGCCGCTGAGAAAGATCTGCAGGCCAGCGCCTTTCTGCTGAAGCTCGATGATGGGCGTTACGCGGAACTGAGCCCTGACACGGCCTTGCCCGCCGCCAGCTCGATCAAAACCCCGATCCTGCTGGTGGCGCTTGAGCTGCTCGATGCCGGCGACCTCAGCTGGAACGAACCACTCACCCTCAGCAAAACCACGGTGGGTGGTGGCGCGGGCTGGATGGCCTCGAAACCTCTGGGCAGTCGCTTTCCCACCCACGAAGTGGCCACGGAAATGATCCGGGTCAGCGACAACACCGCCACCAATCTGTTGATCGAGCGGGTCGGGGGCAAGGAGTTGCTCAATCAACGCTTCAACGCCCTGGGCCTCAGCGCCACGGTGGTGAACAACTGGCTGCCCGATCTGGAGGGCACCAACACCACCAGCGCCCGCGATCTCGCCCGTTCGATCGCCCTGGTGGACACCGGCGAGGTCTTGAGCACCCGCAGCCGCGATCTGTTTCGGGAGGTGATGGGCACCTCGCGCACCAACCGCCTGCTGCCGGGAGGCCTGCTCAAGGGCCTGGGCGGTGAACAGGGAGAACCGGATGACAGCTTGATGGTAAAGGGCTACCGGGTGCTCAACAAAACTGGAGACATCGGCATCGCCTACGCCGATGCGGGCCTGATCGAATTGCCCGATGGGAGTCGGGCCGTCGCGGCCTTTCTGGTGAAGGGCCCCTTCAATGACCCCCGCTCCACCGAACTGATCCGCTCGATGGCTGCCGCCATGGCTCCGGTGCTCAAGCCCAAACCGCCGCTCCCGCGCAAGTCACCTAAAACAGTGGCGCCAGCTCCACCGCAGCCATGA
- a CDS encoding GuaB3 family IMP dehydrogenase-related protein: MNIQLGRSKVVRRAYGIDEIALVPGGRTVDPEVTDTRWSLGGIEREIPIIASAMDGVVDVDMAVRLSELGALGVLNLEGVQTRYEDPNSVLDRIAAVGKDAFVPLMQEIYSQPVQEKLIRQRIEAIKAQGGIAAVSGTPVAALRFGKAIAEAGADLFFVQATVVSTNHIGPEGQDTLDLEALCRDMGVPVVIGNCVTYDVALQLMRAGAAGVMVGIGPGAACTSRGVLGVGIPQATAVADCAAARADYEQESGRYVPIIADGGIVTGGDICKCIACGADAVMIGSPIARAEEAPGRGFHWGMATPSPVLPRGTRINVGSTGSLERILRGPAKLDDGTHNLLGCLKTSMGTLGAQTLRDMQQVEVVVAPSLLTEGKVYQKAQQLGMGK, from the coding sequence GTGAACATTCAGCTCGGTCGCTCCAAGGTTGTTCGCCGGGCCTATGGCATCGATGAAATCGCCCTGGTTCCAGGCGGTCGCACCGTCGATCCGGAGGTCACAGACACCCGCTGGAGCCTGGGGGGCATCGAACGGGAGATCCCAATCATCGCCAGCGCCATGGATGGCGTCGTGGATGTGGATATGGCCGTGCGCCTCTCTGAACTGGGTGCTCTCGGCGTTCTGAATCTCGAAGGGGTCCAGACCCGCTACGAGGATCCCAACAGCGTGCTGGATCGGATTGCCGCTGTGGGCAAAGACGCCTTCGTGCCCTTGATGCAGGAGATCTACAGCCAACCCGTGCAGGAGAAGCTGATCCGCCAGCGAATCGAAGCGATCAAGGCCCAAGGAGGCATTGCCGCCGTGAGCGGCACGCCTGTGGCAGCTCTGCGCTTCGGCAAGGCAATCGCCGAAGCCGGGGCCGACCTTTTCTTCGTGCAGGCCACGGTGGTCTCCACCAATCACATCGGCCCGGAAGGGCAGGACACCCTCGACCTGGAAGCCCTCTGTCGCGACATGGGGGTGCCGGTGGTGATCGGCAATTGCGTCACCTATGACGTGGCCCTGCAACTGATGCGCGCTGGCGCTGCCGGTGTGATGGTGGGCATCGGCCCCGGCGCAGCCTGCACCTCGCGCGGCGTTTTAGGTGTAGGCATCCCCCAGGCCACCGCGGTCGCCGACTGCGCTGCCGCTCGGGCGGACTATGAGCAGGAATCGGGCCGCTACGTGCCGATCATTGCCGACGGCGGCATCGTGACCGGTGGTGACATTTGCAAATGCATCGCCTGCGGTGCCGACGCGGTGATGATCGGATCGCCGATTGCCCGAGCGGAAGAAGCCCCGGGTCGGGGCTTCCACTGGGGCATGGCCACCCCCAGCCCCGTGCTGCCACGGGGCACCCGAATCAACGTGGGCAGCACGGGCAGCCTGGAGCGGATCCTGCGCGGCCCCGCCAAACTCGATGACGGCACCCACAACCTCCTCGGCTGCCTCAAAACCTCGATGGGCACGCTCGGCGCCCAGACGCTCCGCGACATGCAGCAAGTGGAGGTGGTCGTCGCTCCGTCCTTGCTCACCGAGGGCAAGGTTTATCAGAAAGCGCAGCAACTGGGCATGGGCAAGTAA
- a CDS encoding DUF3370 domain-containing protein, protein MTAPRLLRTLAALPLVLAPLPAARANGRGPAASPPAVSFQQRQQQVRPLPGQLDGVLMVNDNNPELITGEGILLSTFPEAPGLNLALNGRFDLFSHHVYAGKPGELNSKLWLAVLVQPVGDQPVTLELLGGSTSLSQATRKGQTAAPFLPLPNLMAETSTPIAAGPGSRVAGDLLRRERAPELSSRWEIAPGEASALVMLPIPVAGLDPLLNGRNLQMRLRSSGPIHLATLAAYGSGKRAPTLARWQKLLASGTLSPKEHKPTPRGSTGKIVYSRVSGVQVGSLWQATLTDPGANSLNVQEAPISWPISSLDRGDLGTGQVQTAELKVFSEGTAWAAHGNYGVEYDLTLPLRNPGPGRRRVVVALESPFKNGSTNRSLRFQSPATGPVMFRGPIEVSGLDGSQGRPAGARRFHLVLRQGEEGPALGTVTLAPGESRRVRVRLIYPADATPPQVLSILPVKQSNPVPSVSP, encoded by the coding sequence ATGACGGCCCCGCGCCTGCTTCGCACCCTCGCCGCCCTTCCCCTGGTGCTGGCTCCCCTGCCTGCAGCCAGGGCGAACGGCCGCGGCCCTGCAGCCTCCCCACCAGCGGTGAGCTTCCAGCAGCGCCAGCAGCAGGTGCGCCCCCTGCCGGGTCAGCTCGATGGCGTGCTGATGGTGAACGACAACAATCCCGAGCTGATCACGGGCGAGGGCATCCTGCTCTCCACCTTCCCCGAGGCTCCAGGCCTCAACCTCGCCCTCAACGGTCGCTTTGATCTGTTCAGCCATCACGTGTATGCCGGCAAGCCGGGAGAGCTGAACTCAAAGCTCTGGCTGGCGGTGCTGGTGCAGCCGGTGGGTGACCAACCGGTGACGCTGGAGCTTCTCGGCGGCAGCACCTCCCTCTCCCAGGCCACCCGCAAGGGGCAGACCGCAGCACCGTTCCTGCCGCTTCCCAACCTGATGGCGGAAACCAGCACGCCGATCGCTGCCGGGCCCGGCAGCCGGGTAGCCGGCGATCTCCTGCGCCGCGAACGGGCTCCGGAGCTGTCCAGCCGTTGGGAGATTGCTCCCGGCGAAGCCAGTGCTTTGGTGATGCTGCCGATTCCGGTGGCCGGCCTGGATCCGCTGCTCAATGGTCGCAATCTGCAGATGCGCCTGCGCAGTTCCGGCCCGATCCATCTCGCCACCCTGGCGGCCTACGGCAGCGGCAAACGCGCCCCCACCCTCGCTCGCTGGCAGAAGCTGCTGGCCTCCGGAACGCTCAGTCCGAAAGAACACAAGCCCACGCCCAGGGGCAGCACCGGCAAGATCGTGTATTCCCGCGTCAGCGGCGTGCAGGTTGGCAGCCTCTGGCAAGCCACCCTCACCGATCCCGGCGCCAACAGCCTGAATGTGCAGGAGGCGCCGATCTCCTGGCCGATCAGCAGCCTGGATCGGGGCGATCTCGGCACCGGACAGGTGCAGACCGCCGAGCTGAAGGTGTTCTCCGAGGGCACGGCCTGGGCCGCCCACGGGAATTACGGCGTGGAATATGACCTCACCCTCCCCCTGCGCAATCCCGGGCCGGGGCGGCGCCGGGTCGTGGTGGCGCTGGAATCTCCCTTCAAGAACGGCAGCACCAACCGCAGCCTGCGCTTCCAATCGCCGGCCACAGGCCCGGTGATGTTCCGCGGGCCGATCGAGGTGAGCGGCCTGGACGGCAGCCAGGGCCGGCCGGCCGGAGCGCGCCGCTTCCATCTGGTGCTGCGCCAAGGGGAGGAGGGTCCGGCGCTGGGAACGGTGACGCTCGCACCGGGTGAAAGCCGCCGGGTGCGGGTGCGTCTGATCTATCCCGCTGATGCGACGCCACCCCAGGTGCTCTCCATCCTGCCTGTGAAACAATCCAACCCTGTGCCGAGCGTCAGCCCGTGA
- a CDS encoding RNA methyltransferase: MSQVNAPGSPRLCVVLVEPAGPINLGSVARLCANYAITDLRLVAPRCNPADPEARRMAVHGQTVLESATHYPDLISALHGCRRVVATCGRIDHGTIPLHPPEQVLPWLLADHGATEANSQAAAALVFGREDRGLSNDELLLSQRVIALYSDPHYPSLNLSHAVAVVLHELERCRRQPVAAPALDLDLDPAAPQQLEDCLEAARSLLLETGFLLEHTAHARMAKVRALLQRALIRSDEVAMLRGMVRQLRWALKQQRS; this comes from the coding sequence ATGAGCCAGGTCAACGCCCCTGGCTCACCGCGACTCTGTGTGGTGCTGGTGGAGCCAGCTGGACCGATCAACCTGGGCAGCGTCGCCCGCCTCTGTGCCAACTACGCCATCACCGATCTGCGCCTGGTGGCGCCCCGCTGCAACCCCGCCGACCCGGAGGCCCGCCGCATGGCCGTGCATGGCCAGACCGTTCTGGAATCCGCGACGCACTATCCCGACCTGATCAGCGCTCTCCACGGTTGCCGCCGCGTGGTTGCCACCTGCGGTCGCATCGATCACGGCACGATCCCATTGCACCCACCGGAACAGGTGCTGCCCTGGCTTCTAGCTGACCATGGTGCAACGGAAGCCAACAGCCAGGCCGCCGCTGCCCTCGTGTTCGGGCGCGAGGACCGCGGCTTGAGCAATGACGAATTACTACTCAGCCAGCGGGTGATCGCTCTCTACAGCGATCCCCACTACCCCTCCCTCAACCTCTCGCACGCCGTGGCCGTGGTGCTGCACGAGCTCGAACGTTGCCGGCGCCAACCGGTTGCCGCCCCTGCGCTGGATCTAGATCTGGATCCGGCCGCGCCGCAACAACTGGAGGATTGCCTTGAGGCGGCCCGCAGCCTGCTCCTGGAAACGGGGTTCCTGCTGGAGCACACCGCCCATGCCCGCATGGCCAAAGTGCGGGCGCTGTTGCAACGGGCCCTGATCCGCAGCGATGAGGTGGCCATGCTCCGCGGCATGGTGCGTCAATTGCGCTGGGCACTCAAGCAACAACGCTCTTAA
- a CDS encoding CAAD domain-containing protein has product MTTDPTSSTPAQAEPATPEPVQAEPVQAEPVEAAPALDPAIASQVTIPALTKDQDDNGNATESGGEWELLSAKIGDWWQEQNLGEHWQRLRKPLLLAGGLVGLILVLRIYSAVLAAIASVPLAPRLFELVGVSWLAWFSVTRLIRSDERRKVISGLSQRWQAFRGDGGPSTQ; this is encoded by the coding sequence ATGACGACCGACCCCACCAGCAGCACCCCCGCCCAGGCAGAGCCCGCCACGCCTGAGCCCGTTCAGGCGGAACCAGTTCAAGCGGAACCCGTCGAGGCAGCACCTGCGCTCGACCCGGCGATCGCCAGTCAGGTCACGATTCCCGCCCTTACCAAGGACCAGGACGACAACGGCAACGCGACAGAATCTGGTGGGGAATGGGAGCTGCTGAGCGCCAAGATTGGCGATTGGTGGCAGGAGCAAAATCTGGGAGAGCATTGGCAACGCCTGCGCAAGCCGTTGCTGCTCGCCGGTGGCCTGGTGGGACTGATTCTGGTGCTGCGCATCTACAGCGCCGTGCTGGCGGCCATTGCCAGCGTGCCCCTGGCGCCACGCCTGTTCGAACTGGTTGGCGTGTCCTGGCTTGCCTGGTTCAGCGTCACAAGGCTGATCCGCAGCGACGAGCGCCGCAAAGTGATCTCCGGACTGAGCCAGCGCTGGCAGGCCTTCCGTGGCGACGGCGGCCCATCGACACAATGA
- the trxA gene encoding thioredoxin, with protein sequence MSSAAAVTDASFEQDVLQSDVPVLVDFWAPWCGPCRMVAPIVDEISKEFEGKIKVFKLNTDENPNVASQYGIRSIPTLMVFKGGQKVDTVVGAVPKATLSGTISKYL encoded by the coding sequence ATGTCCAGCGCAGCTGCCGTCACCGACGCATCCTTCGAACAGGACGTCCTCCAAAGCGACGTGCCCGTGCTGGTGGATTTCTGGGCTCCCTGGTGTGGCCCCTGCCGCATGGTGGCTCCGATCGTGGATGAGATCTCCAAGGAATTTGAAGGCAAGATCAAGGTCTTCAAGCTCAACACCGACGAAAATCCCAACGTTGCCAGTCAGTACGGCATCCGCAGCATTCCGACCTTGATGGTCTTCAAAGGCGGCCAGAAGGTGGACACCGTGGTGGGCGCTGTGCCCAAAGCCACCCTCTCGGGCACCATCTCCAAATATCTCTGA
- the ruvC gene encoding crossover junction endodeoxyribonuclease RuvC: protein MRILGLDPGLARVGYGLIEVTARSAKVPGQQRMLDCGMIRTDPGRSEGERMVEIAHDLRLLIRSWKPDLAAVEKFFFYRSSTTIAVVQARGVLMMTLARFRIPAVEFPPMQIKQALTGHGHADKDEVLEAVMRELDLSEPPRPDDAADALAVALTGWFQR, encoded by the coding sequence ATGCGGATCCTCGGTCTTGACCCAGGCCTCGCCCGCGTGGGCTACGGCCTGATCGAGGTGACGGCTCGCTCAGCCAAGGTGCCGGGCCAGCAGCGCATGCTCGACTGCGGCATGATTCGCACCGACCCCGGCCGAAGCGAGGGTGAGCGAATGGTGGAGATCGCCCACGATCTGCGCCTGCTGATCCGCAGCTGGAAACCTGATCTGGCGGCGGTGGAAAAGTTTTTCTTTTACCGCTCCAGCACCACGATTGCGGTGGTGCAAGCCCGCGGCGTGCTGATGATGACCCTGGCTCGCTTCCGCATTCCGGCCGTGGAGTTTCCGCCGATGCAGATCAAGCAGGCGCTCACCGGTCATGGCCATGCAGACAAGGATGAGGTGCTGGAGGCGGTGATGCGCGAACTCGATCTGAGCGAGCCGCCGCGGCCCGATGATGCCGCTGATGCCCTGGCGGTGGCGCTCACCGGCTGGTTCCAGCGATGA
- a CDS encoding class I SAM-dependent methyltransferase, with translation MSSSLDHGWFDAVAEAYRSSRPCYPKALFHWLAQQAPAHHCCWDVACGSGQASVGLAAEFDRVEASDLSPAQIAAAPAHPRIRYRVASAEASGLESSSVDAVVVAQAIHWLDVPRFNQEARRVLKPGGLLVWLGYDPLQGAPEPLQRWLDELYHERLQGLWPPERVHVNQRYADLPFPVSSRPVPPNLRIELNWTVDQLLGFISTWSALRRREDESPALMGELQQELLVLWPSDQKHLALQLPLMGRWGLLP, from the coding sequence ATGAGCAGCAGCCTTGACCACGGCTGGTTCGATGCGGTGGCCGAGGCCTATCGAAGCTCCCGTCCTTGCTACCCCAAGGCCCTGTTCCATTGGCTGGCACAACAAGCTCCCGCTCATCACTGCTGCTGGGATGTGGCCTGCGGCAGTGGTCAAGCCAGTGTTGGCCTGGCTGCTGAATTTGACCGGGTTGAAGCCAGCGACCTCAGCCCAGCGCAGATCGCCGCAGCCCCTGCCCATCCCCGCATCCGTTACCGAGTGGCGTCCGCTGAAGCCAGTGGTCTGGAGAGCTCGAGCGTGGATGCTGTGGTGGTTGCTCAGGCCATCCACTGGCTTGATGTGCCCCGATTCAACCAGGAAGCTCGTCGAGTGCTGAAGCCAGGGGGATTGCTGGTCTGGCTGGGCTACGACCCGCTGCAGGGAGCCCCCGAGCCCTTGCAGCGCTGGCTCGATGAGCTTTATCACGAGCGACTTCAAGGGTTGTGGCCACCCGAACGCGTCCATGTGAATCAGCGGTACGCCGATCTGCCCTTCCCGGTGTCAAGCCGCCCCGTTCCTCCCAACCTGCGCATTGAACTGAATTGGACGGTCGATCAACTGTTGGGATTCATCAGCACCTGGTCGGCCTTGCGGCGCCGTGAAGATGAGTCCCCGGCCCTGATGGGGGAACTGCAGCAGGAGCTCCTGGTGCTTTGGCCATCCGATCAGAAGCACTTAGCTCTGCAGTTACCACTCATGGGGCGCTGGGGCCTGCTGCCATGA